GCCCGTCGTCGATGTGCGCGTCGCGGCGGTCGACCGCCTCCCGCAGTGCCCGTTCGAGCACGCCCTTCGCGTTGTCCGACCACGGCACGGCCGGTAGCACGGTGCCGTCGCTCACCCGCCGCCGGAAGAGCCGGTCCCGCAGCCGGGTGGCCGGCCACCCGGCGGGGACCTGGGCCAGCTCCTCCAACCGGTCGAGCACCTCGTCCACGTCGATGCCGAGCTCACGCAACGCGTCCGCGTCGGCGTCGGTGACGCCTGCGCGTCTGCAGAGCGCGATCAACTCGGCCTGCAGCCGGGCACGCACCTCCGCCGTGGCGCCGGCCAGCTCCAGTGCCGAGACCGCCGGACTGTCGGTCGCGGTGACCACACCGAGCGCCAGGTGCTCCTCGCGCACCTCGACGGCGTGCACCTCGGCGGCGTACTGCTGAGCCGTCTCGACAGCCCTGCGGGCGTCCTTGGTGAAGCGTTCGAACATCGGCCTAACGCCCTCCATGCTTGCGATGCACCGCTTGCCGACTCACCCCGAGCTGGTCCGCGATCTCCTGCCAGGACCACCCCTGCCGCCGGGCGTTGTCGACCTGCACCACCTCGAGCCGCTCGAGCAGCCGCCGCAACGCGGCCACCGCACGCAGGCCGACGTGGGGATCGCGGTCGCTCGCCGCTCTGGCGAGTTCAGTGGCTTTCGTCATAACTGTCAATCTACGTTGACAAAGGCTGCCGTGTCAACGCACGTTGACAGAGCGAGGAGCGTGCTATTCGCCGGGTTCTGCCACGGTGATCCGTACGGCACGGAACTTCGCCGGCATCTGCTCGAGCACCTTGCGCCGCGGGTCGGGCACGGCGTAGAGCCTTCGGTCGGCGATCTCCGCGACGCTGGCCAACCGCGGGTCGGCGAGCACGGCGTCGACGGCGAACCGGTCACCGCCACAGACCACTGCGTCCAGGTCGCCGAGCGCCGGACCGAGCACCAGGTGCGCGGCGTCCGCCGCGGCGGCGAAGGCGACCCTGGCCTGCTGCTCACGCCGCCGCGCGAACCGTTGCTGCGACCAGCCACCGGCCTTCGACTTGCCCTGCACGTGGCGCTTGCCGACCTTTACGGCCTGCAGCTCGTCCCCGGCGAAGACGCCGACCGCGTGGCCACCGCGCCGCACGAGCAGCACCCCGACCCGACGCTCGCGGTTGGCGTGCTCGACCAGACCGCCGTCGGGCAGGTCGGCACGCACCCGCAGCGGCGGGAACGGCACGGCGCACGTCGCGACGGCACCGTCGGCCGCCGTGACCACCACCTCGTCGCCGGAGGCGGCGCAGGTCGAAGTACCGTGCCGGTCCGCGAAGTTGTCGAGCCAGCGCGCCAGCCGCTGCGGCGGGACGCGGACCACCGTCGGCCCGCCCGCACCGCCGCTCACCGGCAGGTACCGGGGACGGGGAAGTCGCGACGAAGGTCAGTACCAGGCATGGTGGACAGCTCGATCGGCTCGGCTCAGCCGGGAGGGTGTGTCTCCCAATGGCGGTCCGGGTACGCCTCGAACGCCATTGGGAGACACGCCCTGGCGCGTCAGCTCGCCGGCTCGTCTTCTACCGCATGGGGAACACCCTCGAGCAGCGCCCTCACCTCGGATTCCAGATACCGTCGATGACCGCCCAGCGTGCGGATCGAGGACAGCTTCCCTGCCTTCGCCCAACGGGTGACGGTCTTCGGATCGACACGAAACATCGCCGCCACCTCGGCTGGTGTCAGCAACGCCTCCGCGTCGCTCTTGCGAGTGCCCATATGGACCTTCTCCTGTTACCGGTCTACGACCCCCCGTCGCACCCTGTGGAGCATGTCGGGTAAGTGCACATATGACGCACTTCATGCTCCGAATGCTCCGCAGCGTAGTGTCTCACGCTTGTGCACATCATGACAGCAGGTCGCAAAGGGAACGCATCGCGTGAAGGCGTTAGTTGGCGCATTCCCGTCGTTCCACCGCGGACCACCGGGTCATAACCGCCTGATAGTGGCGCGCTGCTTGCTCCCCGTCACCGTCCGCTAGCGCGGCTAGACCCTCCGCAACATCCACTACCGAACGGTCAGTCAACAAGAACGCGTCATCGACCAGACTGACCAACCCACCGTAGTCGAGCTCCACCAGCGCGTGTGGGTGGAACTCCTCCAACCAGCGGCCCAGTGCCTCGACCTCGTCCACGACGGTCCCGTCGACGGTCTTGCGCAGGACCGCCAGGCTGCGGGCCAGCCGCTTCCTGGCCTCGACCATCCGGGTGAGGTAGCTCATGGTGCGATCCGCACCCTCGGCGGGCACGGTGACCGGCTCGGTCCCGCCGTCCTCGCCGCCGGCCACCTCGGTACCCGCGCCGCCGGCGTGGGTCACGTCGTCCGGAACCAGGACGAGCCGGCGCTCGGTCTGCCTGAACAGGATGAACCACGCGACCGGCACGTGCCATCGTGCCTGCTTGATGTAGGTCTGGGCGCCACCCGACTCGCTGGCGCGCGTCTCCGCCAGTGCCCGCGACTCCGCCGGCGCCGCAGCCTCGAAGACCTCCCTGGGCAGCAGCTCCTCCAGCGTCGCGTAGGCGGCGATCGACCGGCTGCGCGTCTGCAACGGGCAGATGTACGTCGTCTGGTCGATCCGATGCACGAGCGCGTGGTCGCTCTCCCTGTCGGGCACCAGCACAGGCGGGGTGGCCGCCAACCGGCGCCGCGCCGCCGCCTCCTCGACGGCCAGCAGCTCGCGCGGGTCAGGCGTGTCCACCTCGGGGTCGGAGTAGAGCGCCCAGGCCGCGCGGGCCGGCTCGCGGAACGCGACGAGCGGCTCGTACACACGCAGGTAGGCCGAGTACGGCGACATACCCGCATCGTCGCACGATTAGGTGACCGATTCCTACGCCAGCCGACCGCGCTGCCCGGCTAGCCGAGCAGCTCGTACCCGCTGACCAGCACTGCTACCAACGCGCCGGCGAGCATGAACGGCCCGAACGGGATCCGGCTGCGCCGGTCGGCCACCCGCAGCACCAGCAGCGCCAGCGCGAACAGGCCGCCGAACAGCACGCCGAGGAACGCGCCGACGACCCAGGTGTCCGGCCCCAGCCAGCCCAGGTACGCGCCGAGCACCCCGGCGAGCTTCACGTCGCCGAGCCCCATGCCGTCGCGGTTGACCAGGTGCAACAGGCCGTAGCACAGGCCGAGGCCGAGCATGCCGAGCAGCACGCCGAGCAGCCGCCTGCCGCCGCCCTCGATGAACGGCGCCGCCAGCGCGAGCAGTCCCACCCCGATCGGGTACGACGGCAGCGTCAGCAGGTCGGGCAGCCGGTGTTGCTGCACGTCGACGGCGGCCAGCGGCACGGCGACGAGCGCGAGGTAGAGGTACGCGGGCAGCTCGGGGGCCAGACCGAAGCGCACCGCGAGCGCCGCGCACGCCGCCGCCGACAACACCGGCAGCAGCACGTCGCGGGGTCGCTGCACCCGCGGCCGGTGCGCCGGCCGCCCGGCGAGCACGGCCGCCACCACCAGCCCGACGAGCAGGCCGAGCAGGCCGGCCACCGCCGGGACGAGGTACGTCACCGCGGCGTCCCTGCCTCGTCCATGGCCGGGCAATCTACCGGCATCCCCGTACCGGGAACGCGCCGTCCACACCGACGACTACAGCCGGCAGGCGCCGGGCGAATAAGCTGGATGCAGTACCCGCGTCACCATGCGTGGGGGCGAACGGACAGGAGACACCACCCATGTCGCAGTCCGACCACGAAGGGACCTATCAGGTCCAGTCGGCAGCTGGCACCGACCAACCGATCGTCTTCGGCAGGCACACCGGCCACGAACAGGTCGTCTTCTGCCAGGACGAGGCGAGCGGCCTGAAGGCCATCATCGCCATCTACAGCACCGCGCTCGGCCCCGCGCTCGGCGGCACCAGGTTCCACCCGTACCGCACCGAGCAGGCCGCGCTCGACGACGCGCTCAGCCTCGCCAAGGCGATGGCGTACAAGGCCGCGGTCACCGGGCTCGACCTCGGCGGCGGCAAGGCCGTCATCCTCGGCGACCCGAACACCGACAAGAGCGAGGCGCTGCTGCGCGCCTACGGCCGCTTCGTGCAGTCGCTCGGCGGGCGGTACCTCACCGCGTGCGACGTGGGCACGTACGTGGCCGACATGGACGTCGTCGCCAGGGAGTCGCGCTACGTCACCGGCCGCTCCACCGAGAACGGCGGCGCCGGCGACTCGAGCGTCCTCACCGCGTACGGCGTCTACCAGGGCATGCGGGCCTGCGCCGAGCGGCTCTGGGGCAGCCCGAGCCTGCGGGGCAGGCGGGTCGGCGTGGCCGGTGTCGGGAAGGTCGGATATCACCTGGTCGAGCACCTGGTCGCGAACGGCGCCGAGGTGGCCGTCACCGACGTCCGCCAGGACCGGGTGGCCAGGGTCACCGGCGACCACCCGCAGGTGCATGCCGTAGCCGACACCGACACGCTCGTACGCACCCCGCTGGACGTGTACGCACCGTGTGCACTCGGCGGCGCGCTGGACGACGCGACCACGCACGCGCTGCGCGCGACGGTGGTGTGCGGCGCCGCCAACAACCAGCTGGCGCACCGCGGGGTGGAGAAGCAGCTGCAGGACCGCGGCGTCCTCTACGCCCCCGACTACGTGGTCAACGCCGGCGGGCTCGTCCAGGTCGCCGACGAGATCGACGGCTTCAGCTTCGACCGGGCGAAGAAGCGGGTCGAGGGCATCTACGAGACGGTGGCCAGCATCTTTACCGTCGCCGCCGAGGAGGGCGTGCCGCCCGCGGTCGCCGCGGACCGGATCGCGCAGCGGCGGATGGAGTCGATCGGCCGGCTACGGGGCATCCACGTGATGTGACTGATGGCCACTTCGGCGACCGTGGCGTCGCCGACCGGCTCACTGGCACGATACGGTGGGACCCAGCAACCAGGACCCGGCTCCGTTGCCGGGGTCCGCAACTCGTGTAGTCCATCGGGGTTGGTTACTCCGCGTTGAGGGGGTCGAGCCAATGGGGCGCGGCCGGGCTAAGGCCAAGCAGACGAAGGTCGCCCGCAAGCTCAAGTACCAGACTGGCGGCACTGATCTTTCGCAGCTTGCCGAGGAGCTTGGGGCATCGTCGCCGACCATCGACGGTACGGATGACGTAGGGCAACGTGCCGATGACACGGCACGCGACGACGACGATCTCGTCGCGCGGTATTCGGATTACGCGGACAACCCGAATCCGTCTGCGCGCTGACACCTAGCTGGCAGCGGTCCCGGCGGCCTGCCGGGACCTTCCGGCGCGCTATTTCGGGTGCGCACCCAACAGCTGTACATCGCCGCTTCCCGCGACGATCTCGCCGCCGACCCACGCCGGCACCTTGCGCCCGACGAGGATCGCGAGCGCCCGGTCCACGTCGTCCTGGCCGAGCACGGCCAGCATGCCGACGCCGAGGTTGAAGGTGCGCTCCATCTCGTCCCACTCGATCCGGCCCTTGGCCTCGATCAGCCGGAAGACCGGCTGCGGTGTCCAGGTCGCCCGGTCGATCCGCGCGTCGAGTGCCTGCGGCAGCGCCCGCGACAGGTTCGCTGCCAGCCCACCGCCAGTGACGTGCGCAAACGCGTGCACGTCAGTCTCCGCCGCGATGGTCAGGCACGCCTGCGTGTAGATGCGGGTGGGTTCGAGCAGCTCCTCCCCCAGCGAGTGGCCGAGCTCCTCGGGCTCGGCGTCGTAGCTCATCCGGCCCATCCGCAGCAGCGCGTGGCGCGCCAGCGCGTACCCGTTGGAGTGCAGTCCGGACGAGCCCATGGCGATCACCACGTCGCCCTCGCGCACCCGCTCCGGGCCGAGCACCGCCTCTTCCTCGACGATGCCGGTGCCCGCGCCGGCGAGGTCGTACTCCTGCGGCTGCATCAGCCCGGGGTGCTCGGCCGTCTCACCGCCGAGCAGTGCGCAGCCGGCCTGCCGGCAGCCCTCCGCGATGCCGCCGACGATGGCGGAGATCCGCTCGGGCACCACCTGGCCGCACGCGATGTAGTCGGTCATGAACAGCGGCTCGGCCCCGCAGACCACCAGGTCGTCGACGACCATGCCGACCAGGTCCTGGCCGACGGTGTCGTGCTTGTCCAGCGCCTGCGCGACCGCCAGCTTGGTGCCGACGCCGTCGGTGGACGTCGCGAGCACCGGGGCCGTGTACCTGCCCACGTCCAGCCGGAACAGGCCGGCGAACCCGCCGAAGTCGCCGAGCACCTCGGGCCGGCTGGCCGCCTTGACCTGCTTGGACATCAGGGCCACCGCACGCTCGCCGGCCTCGATGTCGACCCCGGCAGCCCCGTACGTCCCGCTGTCGTTCCCCGAGCTCACGGGTGTGCCTCCTCAGGCGCGTTCATGCGTTCGTCGACTGCGGCTGCGGCTGCGGGACGTCCTCCAGCAGATGCTTGCCGAGCAGG
The nucleotide sequence above comes from Streptosporangiales bacterium. Encoded proteins:
- a CDS encoding peptidase, encoding MEGVRPMFERFTKDARRAVETAQQYAAEVHAVEVREEHLALGVVTATDSPAVSALELAGATAEVRARLQAELIALCRRAGVTDADADALRELGIDVDEVLDRLEELAQVPAGWPATRLRDRLFRRRVSDGTVLPAVPWSDNAKGVLERALREAVDRRDAHIDDGHVLVALLNGDGVVAETMARHDITYTVVRRALAQRN
- a CDS encoding HTH domain-containing protein, which encodes MTKATELARAASDRDPHVGLRAVAALRRLLERLEVVQVDNARRQGWSWQEIADQLGVSRQAVHRKHGGR
- a CDS encoding BldC family transcriptional regulator, giving the protein MGTRKSDAEALLTPAEVAAMFRVDPKTVTRWAKAGKLSSIRTLGGHRRYLESEVRALLEGVPHAVEDEPAS
- a CDS encoding prepilin peptidase, which produces MWTARSRYGDAGRLPGHGRGRDAAVTYLVPAVAGLLGLLVGLVVAAVLAGRPAHRPRVQRPRDVLLPVLSAAACAALAVRFGLAPELPAYLYLALVAVPLAAVDVQQHRLPDLLTLPSYPIGVGLLALAAPFIEGGGRRLLGVLLGMLGLGLCYGLLHLVNRDGMGLGDVKLAGVLGAYLGWLGPDTWVVGAFLGVLFGGLFALALLVLRVADRRSRIPFGPFMLAGALVAVLVSGYELLG
- a CDS encoding valine dehydrogenase, which translates into the protein MSQSDHEGTYQVQSAAGTDQPIVFGRHTGHEQVVFCQDEASGLKAIIAIYSTALGPALGGTRFHPYRTEQAALDDALSLAKAMAYKAAVTGLDLGGGKAVILGDPNTDKSEALLRAYGRFVQSLGGRYLTACDVGTYVADMDVVARESRYVTGRSTENGGAGDSSVLTAYGVYQGMRACAERLWGSPSLRGRRVGVAGVGKVGYHLVEHLVANGAEVAVTDVRQDRVARVTGDHPQVHAVADTDTLVRTPLDVYAPCALGGALDDATTHALRATVVCGAANNQLAHRGVEKQLQDRGVLYAPDYVVNAGGLVQVADEIDGFSFDRAKKRVEGIYETVASIFTVAAEEGVPPAVAADRIAQRRMESIGRLRGIHVM
- a CDS encoding DUF3073 family protein, whose product is MGRGRAKAKQTKVARKLKYQTGGTDLSQLAEELGASSPTIDGTDDVGQRADDTARDDDDLVARYSDYADNPNPSAR
- a CDS encoding phosphoribosylformylglycinamidine cyclo-ligase, with product MSSGNDSGTYGAAGVDIEAGERAVALMSKQVKAASRPEVLGDFGGFAGLFRLDVGRYTAPVLATSTDGVGTKLAVAQALDKHDTVGQDLVGMVVDDLVVCGAEPLFMTDYIACGQVVPERISAIVGGIAEGCRQAGCALLGGETAEHPGLMQPQEYDLAGAGTGIVEEEAVLGPERVREGDVVIAMGSSGLHSNGYALARHALLRMGRMSYDAEPEELGHSLGEELLEPTRIYTQACLTIAAETDVHAFAHVTGGGLAANLSRALPQALDARIDRATWTPQPVFRLIEAKGRIEWDEMERTFNLGVGMLAVLGQDDVDRALAILVGRKVPAWVGGEIVAGSGDVQLLGAHPK